A DNA window from Acidimicrobiales bacterium contains the following coding sequences:
- a CDS encoding isochorismate synthase gives MVYRVDELAASSDLSVDTIRYYQKLGLLHPPRRDGRVALYDRSHAERLAEVKRLSDQGFTLQQIKLLGEEAADPRLVALAGSTSDYLTLEDLVARTGLDKDLVRLAVDAGLIAAVQGQPGRFGHDAESMLAAAATIISSGLPVDELAALALRHADHVDEVVDAAIEIFRGHLPSHDPAEQAAAVERLVPAVTELVSQHFRRTLLDKASERVIAELGATTGAQPIECVWSEVDEPVDLVAVGHFVRDDHRFLWLRPGGGEGMITWGHIASWSPDDGDANTFVATLKRRLPDTPMPPVLVGGMAFDPHRTRSLPWSGFGSGRLIMSAIQLIRRRGRLVLMAFGNDAEQARLRHDHALTMIEAAVHRGVLDLAPIPLDIVDRTADHYRTIVASAVEAIGAGLFEKAVLARSIELNAEVPLGAWLTRLRERFPTCAVFARGEGSRTFFGATPEVLVRVVGDRVETAALAGTRPRSADPDIDAKLSEDLWNSSKDRHEHALVVDEIRSRLADAGVMLDEVPDTAIMKIPGIQHLHTPISGTRPSDVGIFDLVTRLHPTPAVGGKPSAEALSWIADNEDLDRGWYAAPIGWSDLDGAGEFRVGLRSGLHGPERTILYAGCGIVAGSDPDDELAETRTKFGALLDAIGDFS, from the coding sequence ATGGTCTACCGGGTCGACGAGCTTGCCGCGTCATCCGATCTGTCGGTTGACACCATTCGGTACTACCAGAAGCTGGGCCTGCTGCACCCGCCGCGCCGCGATGGGCGAGTGGCGCTGTACGACCGATCGCACGCCGAACGCCTGGCCGAGGTAAAGCGTCTGAGCGACCAGGGTTTCACCCTGCAGCAGATCAAGCTTCTGGGCGAAGAAGCCGCCGACCCGCGCCTGGTTGCGCTGGCGGGTTCGACGTCGGATTACCTGACCCTGGAGGACCTGGTCGCCCGCACGGGCCTCGACAAGGACCTCGTTCGTCTGGCCGTCGATGCCGGGCTCATCGCTGCGGTGCAGGGCCAACCAGGACGCTTTGGCCACGACGCAGAGTCGATGCTGGCTGCGGCCGCCACCATCATCTCGTCGGGTCTGCCGGTCGACGAGCTGGCCGCGTTGGCGTTGCGCCATGCCGACCACGTCGACGAGGTGGTGGATGCTGCCATCGAGATCTTCCGTGGCCACCTGCCCAGTCACGACCCGGCCGAGCAGGCCGCTGCGGTCGAGCGGCTGGTTCCTGCCGTGACCGAGCTGGTCTCGCAGCACTTCCGCCGAACGCTGCTAGACAAGGCATCTGAGCGGGTCATCGCAGAGCTCGGGGCAACGACCGGCGCCCAACCCATCGAGTGTGTCTGGAGCGAGGTCGACGAGCCGGTCGACCTGGTTGCCGTGGGGCACTTCGTACGCGACGACCACCGGTTCTTGTGGCTGCGCCCGGGCGGCGGCGAGGGCATGATCACCTGGGGCCACATCGCGTCTTGGTCGCCAGACGACGGCGACGCCAACACCTTTGTTGCCACGCTCAAGCGGCGCCTGCCCGACACTCCGATGCCCCCCGTGCTTGTCGGGGGCATGGCCTTCGACCCCCACCGAACGCGCTCGCTGCCATGGTCGGGGTTTGGCTCGGGGCGGCTGATCATGTCGGCCATCCAGCTGATCAGACGGCGGGGTCGCCTGGTTCTGATGGCCTTTGGCAATGACGCAGAGCAAGCTCGGCTGCGCCACGACCACGCGTTGACCATGATCGAGGCCGCCGTGCACCGAGGTGTGCTCGACCTCGCACCGATACCACTCGACATCGTCGACCGCACCGCTGACCACTACCGCACGATCGTCGCATCCGCGGTCGAAGCCATCGGGGCCGGGCTCTTCGAGAAGGCCGTTCTGGCAAGGTCCATCGAGCTGAACGCCGAGGTGCCCCTTGGCGCCTGGCTGACCCGCCTTCGCGAGCGATTTCCCACGTGCGCTGTGTTTGCCCGAGGCGAGGGCTCACGCACCTTCTTCGGCGCGACGCCCGAAGTGTTGGTGAGGGTGGTCGGCGACCGGGTCGAGACGGCTGCTCTGGCGGGCACACGTCCGCGCTCGGCCGACCCAGACATCGACGCAAAGCTCTCGGAAGATCTCTGGAACTCATCGAAGGACCGACACGAGCACGCCCTGGTGGTAGACGAGATTCGTTCTCGGCTGGCCGACGCCGGAGTGATGCTCGATGAGGTACCAGACACCGCCATCATGAAGATCCCGGGCATACAGCACCTGCACACACCCATCTCGGGAACCCGGCCAAGCGACGTCGGCATTTTCGATCTGGTCACGCGGTTGCATCCCACCCCGGCGGTAGGCGGAAAACCCAGTGCCGAGGCGTTGTCGTGGATAGCCGACAACGAAGACCTCGACAGAGGCTGGTACGCGGCTCCGATCGGATGGTCTGATCTGGATGGTGCCGGCGAGTTTCGGGTGGGTCTGCGCTCTGGGTTGCACGGCCCCGAGCGAACGATCCTGTATGCCGGATGCGGCATCGTCGCCGGGTCTGACCCCGACGACGAGCTGGCCGAGACCAGAACCAAATTCGGTGCCCTGCTGGACGCAATTGGAGACTTCAGTTGA
- the menH gene encoding 2-succinyl-6-hydroxy-2,4-cyclohexadiene-1-carboxylate synthase: protein MTDKVLKMGEVQLAYTEIGNGPTSVLLHGFTGNRHTMADLGDRLGGRRILVDLPGHGDTVCPEGDPAYTMQGHIALLAELLEQRCDDPVDLIGYSMGARVALSLALERPRRLRTLTLIGGSPGLSSAKERRLRIVADTKLAHMLHAEGIEKFVDHWMALPMWASLSEALGPQGWEDSKRQRLQNDAAGLAESLIGIGTGQMPPLHDRLHEVGMPVLLIVGELDEKFRSIAAEMAAKMPNAKVKVAGGAGHAVHTERPDATARVVSDFLGRG, encoded by the coding sequence ATGACCGACAAGGTCCTGAAGATGGGCGAGGTACAGCTCGCCTACACCGAGATCGGCAATGGCCCCACCTCGGTGTTGCTGCACGGATTCACCGGCAACCGCCACACGATGGCCGACTTGGGAGATCGCCTGGGCGGCAGACGCATCCTGGTAGACCTCCCCGGACACGGCGACACCGTCTGCCCCGAAGGCGACCCCGCGTACACGATGCAAGGCCACATCGCCCTGCTGGCAGAACTTCTCGAGCAGCGCTGCGACGATCCGGTCGACCTGATCGGCTATTCGATGGGTGCCCGGGTTGCGCTGTCACTGGCGCTAGAGCGGCCCCGGCGGTTGCGCACGCTCACGCTCATCGGCGGTTCGCCCGGCCTGTCCAGCGCCAAAGAGCGCAGGCTGCGGATTGTGGCCGACACCAAGCTGGCTCACATGCTTCACGCCGAAGGCATCGAGAAGTTCGTCGATCACTGGATGGCACTGCCCATGTGGGCTTCACTGTCTGAGGCGCTGGGGCCTCAAGGTTGGGAAGACTCGAAGCGTCAGCGGCTGCAGAACGACGCCGCGGGCCTGGCCGAGAGCCTCATCGGCATCGGCACCGGGCAGATGCCCCCGCTGCACGACCGCTTGCACGAAGTCGGAATGCCCGTGCTGTTGATCGTCGGCGAACTGGACGAGAAGTTCCGATCGATAGCCGCCGAGATGGCGGCGAAGATGCCCAACGCCAAGGTCAAGGTCGCGGGCGGAGCCGGACACGCAGTGCACACCGAAAGGCCCGACGCCACCGCACGGGTCGTCAGCGACTTCCTCGGCCGCGGATGA
- the menD gene encoding 2-succinyl-5-enolpyruvyl-6-hydroxy-3-cyclohexene-1-carboxylic-acid synthase, with protein MNDRVYASTRGAMAELVAHGVTHAVVSPGSRSTPLTIAARWTPGLEVSMHIDERSAGFHALGLARASGRPVVLICTSGTAAANYLPAVIEAHYTGVPLLVFTADRPPELRDWGAGQTIDQIRLYGGHVRHFAELPVAGEVDPVHHRLATVRAVEAAMAPRPGPAHLNWPFREPLEPLATPDQAPIDTNTVRPIARTSAPAAIDPGELALVRELAQHRRGLIVAGPQDIDPQTAGHIGLLASRLGWPIVAEPLSQLRRSGGVALATGDHLFKTGWADDHVPDVVLRIGNSPTCKPLRLWLERCRPKHHVLIDPDGRWNDATFIGGPVLTTPLQALATALDVERGTTDWTSTWLDAEAAATEALEGVLAGEPMLEALVARIVATVTPGEAVLYVSNSMPVRDLDSFAPLHPDPPLILGNRGASGIDGVVSSAAGAARTGRPTVLLIGDVAVTHDIGGLIDAARRDIDLTLVVPNNDGGGIFSFLPVAALGQSVHFDELFHTPHGPQLAAVPGVRHRTVTTAAELELALNESIGAGGVDLIEVPIDRHENLAQHRRVTAAIAEALR; from the coding sequence TTGAACGATCGCGTATACGCGTCGACCCGTGGGGCGATGGCCGAGTTGGTCGCCCATGGGGTGACACACGCAGTGGTTTCCCCAGGCTCTCGTTCCACGCCATTGACCATCGCCGCCAGATGGACACCGGGCCTGGAGGTCTCGATGCACATCGACGAGCGCTCGGCGGGCTTTCACGCTCTTGGTCTGGCCCGTGCCTCTGGCCGCCCTGTCGTGTTGATCTGCACTTCGGGCACGGCGGCTGCCAACTATCTCCCGGCCGTGATCGAAGCCCACTACACGGGCGTGCCCCTGTTGGTGTTCACAGCAGACCGGCCACCCGAGCTGCGCGACTGGGGCGCCGGGCAGACCATCGACCAGATACGGCTCTACGGGGGCCATGTGCGCCACTTCGCCGAGTTGCCCGTCGCCGGCGAAGTCGATCCTGTCCATCACCGTCTGGCAACTGTGCGGGCCGTCGAAGCCGCCATGGCTCCGCGACCGGGGCCAGCACACCTGAACTGGCCGTTTCGCGAACCGCTCGAGCCGCTGGCCACCCCCGACCAGGCACCCATCGATACGAACACAGTGCGACCGATAGCCAGGACATCGGCGCCGGCAGCGATCGACCCGGGCGAGTTGGCGCTGGTCCGCGAACTCGCCCAGCACCGGCGTGGGCTGATCGTCGCAGGTCCCCAGGACATCGACCCTCAGACCGCTGGCCACATCGGCCTGCTGGCCAGCCGGCTCGGGTGGCCCATAGTCGCCGAACCGCTGTCGCAGCTTCGACGTTCTGGAGGGGTTGCACTGGCCACCGGCGATCACCTGTTCAAGACCGGTTGGGCCGACGACCACGTCCCCGACGTGGTGCTTCGAATCGGCAACTCTCCTACGTGCAAGCCGTTGCGCCTGTGGCTCGAGCGGTGCCGGCCGAAGCACCACGTGCTGATCGATCCAGATGGCCGCTGGAACGACGCCACGTTCATCGGCGGACCGGTCCTGACGACCCCGCTTCAGGCGCTGGCTACGGCTCTCGACGTCGAACGCGGCACCACCGACTGGACCTCGACCTGGCTGGACGCCGAGGCTGCAGCCACCGAGGCCCTCGAAGGCGTCCTCGCCGGCGAACCCATGCTGGAGGCGTTGGTTGCGCGAATCGTCGCCACCGTAACGCCGGGCGAAGCCGTCCTGTACGTCTCCAACTCGATGCCGGTTCGTGACCTCGACTCGTTTGCGCCGCTGCACCCAGATCCCCCTCTGATCTTGGGCAACCGAGGGGCGTCGGGCATAGACGGTGTGGTGTCGAGCGCTGCCGGTGCGGCCAGAACCGGGCGTCCGACGGTGCTGTTGATCGGCGATGTCGCCGTCACCCACGACATCGGTGGCCTCATCGACGCGGCCCGACGCGACATCGACCTCACCTTGGTGGTTCCCAACAACGACGGCGGCGGGATCTTCTCATTCCTGCCCGTGGCGGCGTTGGGCCAGTCGGTTCACTTCGACGAGTTGTTCCACACGCCGCACGGGCCACAGCTGGCCGCTGTGCCTGGTGTGAGGCATCGCACCGTCACCACCGCTGCCGAACTGGAGCTTGCGCTGAACGAATCAATCGGTGCCGGCGGGGTCGACCTCATCGAGGTGCCCATCGACAGGCACGAGAACCTGGCCCAACATCGGCGCGTCACCGCAGCGATAGCCGAGGCCCTTCGATGA
- a CDS encoding o-succinylbenzoate synthase yields the protein MMLLSRAHYALRSPLVTAHGAINNREALLVGAQDGALIGWAEYSPLPGFGMQMDLNQVAAEISGGLITPTVEWAQADLAARSSGRWLAELFGASAVNPSVPVNATIGDLSARETGQRCRQVAAEGYTAVKLKVAAGDVERDIGRVEAARTALGPTIELRLDANQGWNLGQAHLALSRLGQFGVAFVEEPTADTDDMAELSAHGVGLALDESLTSGSALELVAGSPASVVVLKPAVVGGPAAALELVGLAEAAGKRVVVTSFFDGPIGLSTACHLAATLDAHGPHGVGTAGQVDAAYPPELIARDGKVTLPDAPGIGIEVAI from the coding sequence ATGATGCTGCTGTCGCGGGCCCACTACGCGCTGCGCTCGCCGCTGGTGACGGCGCACGGTGCCATCAACAACCGCGAAGCCCTGCTCGTCGGTGCGCAGGACGGAGCCCTCATCGGATGGGCCGAGTACAGCCCGCTGCCCGGTTTCGGCATGCAGATGGACCTCAATCAGGTCGCCGCTGAAATCTCCGGCGGGCTGATCACCCCCACCGTCGAGTGGGCCCAGGCCGATCTGGCAGCGCGCTCATCTGGACGTTGGTTGGCCGAACTGTTCGGCGCCTCAGCGGTCAACCCGTCCGTTCCCGTCAATGCGACGATAGGCGACCTATCGGCACGAGAAACCGGCCAGCGGTGCCGGCAGGTGGCCGCCGAGGGCTACACGGCGGTCAAGCTGAAGGTCGCAGCCGGCGACGTCGAACGAGACATCGGCCGGGTCGAGGCCGCCCGCACGGCCCTGGGCCCGACCATCGAATTACGCCTCGACGCCAACCAGGGGTGGAACCTAGGCCAGGCACATCTCGCGCTGTCGCGGCTGGGTCAGTTCGGGGTGGCTTTCGTCGAGGAGCCCACCGCAGACACGGACGACATGGCTGAGCTGTCGGCCCACGGCGTGGGCCTGGCGCTCGACGAATCGCTCACGTCGGGGTCGGCGCTCGAGCTGGTTGCGGGGTCACCGGCCTCGGTCGTGGTCTTGAAGCCGGCCGTCGTCGGGGGTCCGGCCGCGGCGCTCGAGCTGGTGGGCTTGGCCGAGGCGGCGGGCAAGCGGGTCGTCGTCACCTCGTTCTTCGATGGCCCGATCGGCCTTTCCACCGCGTGCCACCTGGCCGCGACCCTCGACGCGCACGGTCCACATGGGGTGGGCACGGCCGGCCAGGTCGACGCGGCCTACCCGCCAGAACTCATCGCCAGGGATGGCAAGGTGACGTTGCCCGACGCGCCCGGCATCGGCATCGAAGTCGCAATTTGA
- a CDS encoding AMP-binding protein produces the protein MKVPLTTMDFIRRAEQVYGDRVGLVDEPDMPGGGLGELTWRQIAELGRAQAAKLDQLGIGFGDRVAMVSQNAGRLLTSFFGVTPYGRIFVPINFRLQRPEIEYIVEHCGARMLLVDPSLEDMCKDLDVEHFIVMGTDSDPQMYLHGVDPQPWEPDEDATAVINYTSGTTARPKGVQQTHRAEWLNATTFGWHTGVSDWDNYLHTLPLFHCNGWGMPFALAGMGCKNVIIRDVRGPEILRRVQEHDVTLLCGAPAVVQAIIDAAAEWDGPIPGAGRTRMVVAGAPPPSRTIQQLEQEVGWEFIQIYGLTETAPLITMNRNRREYEGMNPEDKAKALGRAGVPTIGIQIQVDGQGEVLARGNHILEAYWEQPEATAEAIVDGWFHTGDGGVMSDDAYVTISDRKKDVIISGGENVSSIEVEDALFSHPDVTEAAVIGVPHEKWGETVKGLVVLAPGSTVTEAELIEYCRTRIAHYKCPTSIEVRDELARTATGKLQKFKLRAPYWEGMERQIN, from the coding sequence ATGAAGGTGCCGTTGACGACGATGGACTTCATCCGTCGCGCCGAGCAGGTCTACGGAGACCGCGTCGGGCTGGTCGATGAACCCGACATGCCCGGCGGCGGGCTGGGTGAACTCACCTGGCGTCAGATCGCCGAGTTGGGGCGGGCCCAGGCAGCCAAACTCGACCAGCTGGGTATCGGGTTCGGCGACCGGGTTGCCATGGTGTCCCAGAACGCGGGCCGGCTGCTGACCTCGTTCTTCGGGGTGACGCCTTACGGGCGCATTTTCGTTCCCATCAACTTCCGCCTCCAGCGTCCCGAGATCGAGTACATCGTCGAACACTGCGGGGCACGCATGTTGCTCGTCGACCCGTCGCTGGAAGACATGTGCAAAGACCTCGATGTCGAGCACTTCATAGTGATGGGCACCGATTCCGATCCCCAGATGTACCTGCACGGCGTCGATCCTCAACCGTGGGAACCAGACGAGGATGCAACCGCCGTAATCAACTACACGTCGGGCACCACGGCGCGTCCCAAGGGTGTCCAGCAGACGCACCGTGCCGAGTGGCTCAACGCCACGACCTTTGGCTGGCACACAGGCGTCAGCGACTGGGACAACTATCTGCACACGCTTCCCCTGTTCCACTGCAACGGCTGGGGTATGCCCTTTGCCCTGGCCGGCATGGGCTGCAAGAACGTCATCATCCGCGACGTGCGGGGCCCCGAGATTCTGCGCCGTGTGCAAGAACACGATGTGACCTTGCTGTGCGGCGCACCCGCGGTGGTCCAGGCGATCATCGACGCGGCCGCGGAATGGGACGGACCAATCCCCGGGGCGGGCCGCACCCGCATGGTCGTGGCGGGCGCTCCGCCCCCCAGCCGAACCATCCAGCAGCTCGAGCAGGAGGTCGGCTGGGAGTTCATCCAGATCTACGGCCTCACCGAAACCGCTCCGCTGATCACCATGAACCGCAACCGCCGCGAGTACGAGGGCATGAACCCCGAAGACAAGGCGAAGGCGCTGGGACGCGCCGGCGTTCCCACGATCGGCATCCAGATCCAGGTCGACGGTCAGGGTGAGGTTCTGGCCAGGGGCAACCACATCCTCGAGGCCTACTGGGAACAGCCCGAGGCCACGGCCGAGGCCATCGTCGACGGCTGGTTCCACACCGGTGACGGTGGTGTGATGAGTGACGACGCCTACGTCACCATCTCCGACCGCAAGAAGGACGTCATCATCTCGGGCGGCGAGAACGTGTCGTCGATAGAGGTCGAAGACGCACTGTTCAGCCACCCCGATGTCACCGAGGCCGCGGTCATCGGTGTGCCCCACGAGAAGTGGGGAGAGACGGTAAAGGGTCTGGTGGTCTTGGCACCGGGCTCGACGGTGACAGAAGCCGAGCTGATCGAGTACTGCCGCACCCGTATCGCTCACTACAAGTGCCCGACGTCGATCGAGGTCCGCGACGAGTTGGCCCGCACGGCCACCGGCAAACTGCAGAAGTTCAAGCTGCGCGCCCCGTATTGGGAAGGCATGGAGCGCCAGATCAACTGA
- a CDS encoding sulfite exporter TauE/SafE family protein: MSAGDITVVLCALTLGATVKALTGMGLPLVAIPIASLFVPVETAVVAVSLPNMVSNALLIGEHRQGRSEATFLPRMVVWGIAGAVVGTWLLSTLDERVLLVMLAFAVCVFLVVSIRNPAFAWSDNVARRGTPVAGFVGGVFQGAAGISGPIVVSWTHGMRMSKHAFVFAITVMFAITGAVQIVSMTALGLWTVERFAVAVVGAAVVGFITPVIMRMGRKITGTWFDRLILGVLGVSAVSLVVQAVTS; the protein is encoded by the coding sequence TTGAGCGCCGGCGATATCACAGTCGTCTTGTGCGCCCTCACCTTGGGCGCAACGGTCAAGGCGCTCACAGGCATGGGCCTGCCCCTGGTGGCCATACCCATCGCGTCGTTGTTCGTGCCGGTCGAAACGGCCGTTGTCGCGGTGTCTTTGCCCAACATGGTGTCGAACGCATTGCTGATAGGCGAACACCGCCAAGGGCGCAGCGAGGCGACGTTCTTGCCGCGCATGGTCGTTTGGGGCATCGCCGGCGCTGTGGTTGGCACGTGGCTGTTGTCGACGCTCGATGAACGAGTGCTGCTGGTCATGCTGGCGTTTGCAGTCTGTGTGTTCCTGGTGGTCAGCATCCGAAACCCGGCCTTCGCCTGGAGCGACAACGTCGCACGGCGCGGAACACCGGTAGCCGGATTCGTCGGCGGCGTGTTCCAGGGCGCGGCCGGAATATCAGGACCCATCGTGGTGTCGTGGACCCACGGCATGCGAATGTCCAAGCATGCGTTCGTGTTCGCGATCACGGTCATGTTCGCCATCACCGGTGCGGTGCAGATTGTGTCGATGACAGCTCTGGGCCTGTGGACGGTCGAACGGTTCGCAGTCGCCGTGGTCGGCGCTGCGGTGGTCGGGTTCATCACCCCGGTCATCATGCGCATGGGCCGCAAGATCACGGGCACCTGGTTCGACCGCCTCATACTGGGTGTCCTCGGGGTCTCGGCGGTCAGCCTCGTGGTGCAAGCTGTTACGTCATGA
- a CDS encoding AMP-binding protein, which produces MNRLVALDLPGGARFVEALVDAWEDGDAVLPLDRRLPLSARRLLAASMQAAVVVDETGSTRLAGERPVESGDALVVPTSGSTGSPKGVVLTIDAVKASAEATSARLGIDPRADVWLACLPLSHVGGLSVVTRSLVTGTELVVHDGFEATAVERAARQGVTAVSLVTTALQRVDPALFRVILLGGSAIPADRPANSVATYGMTESGSGVVYDGVPLEGVEVRVVDAELQLRCPMLLRCYRDGTDPKTSDGWYPTGDLGTFDDGVVSVHGRAGDLIITGGENVFPEPIERCLAEHPAIDDAAVLGLDDAEWGQRVVALIACSHDMPDLDAIRDHVKASLPPWCAPREVHRVASIPRTALGKVARASLDDLVPGTNR; this is translated from the coding sequence ATGAATCGCCTCGTTGCACTGGATCTGCCCGGCGGAGCACGTTTCGTCGAAGCGCTCGTCGACGCCTGGGAAGACGGCGACGCGGTGCTGCCGCTCGACAGGCGACTGCCGCTTTCGGCCCGACGCCTGTTGGCCGCGAGCATGCAGGCTGCTGTGGTGGTCGACGAGACCGGTTCTACCCGGTTGGCCGGCGAACGCCCTGTCGAGAGCGGTGATGCCTTGGTGGTCCCCACCAGCGGCTCGACGGGTTCCCCGAAGGGTGTCGTGCTGACCATCGATGCAGTCAAGGCCTCGGCCGAGGCGACCTCGGCGCGGCTGGGCATCGACCCCAGAGCCGATGTGTGGCTCGCCTGTTTGCCGCTGTCTCACGTGGGCGGGTTGTCCGTCGTCACCAGGTCGTTGGTCACCGGAACCGAACTCGTCGTGCATGACGGCTTCGAAGCCACCGCCGTCGAGCGTGCCGCCAGGCAGGGTGTGACAGCGGTGTCGCTGGTCACCACCGCTCTTCAGCGGGTCGACCCCGCGCTGTTTCGGGTCATCTTGTTGGGCGGCTCGGCGATACCCGCTGACCGTCCGGCCAACTCGGTGGCAACGTATGGAATGACCGAGTCGGGCAGCGGCGTGGTGTACGACGGCGTGCCCCTCGAAGGTGTCGAGGTGAGGGTCGTCGACGCGGAGTTGCAGCTGCGTTGCCCGATGTTGTTGCGCTGCTACCGCGACGGAACCGACCCCAAGACCTCCGACGGTTGGTATCCCACAGGCGACCTCGGAACCTTCGACGACGGTGTCGTTTCGGTTCATGGTCGGGCGGGAGACCTCATCATCACCGGCGGCGAGAACGTGTTCCCCGAGCCGATCGAGCGTTGCTTGGCCGAACACCCCGCCATCGACGACGCCGCCGTTCTGGGTCTGGACGACGCCGAGTGGGGCCAGCGGGTGGTCGCGTTGATCGCTTGCTCGCACGACATGCCAGATCTCGACGCGATTCGCGACCACGTCAAGGCATCGTTGCCACCCTGGTGCGCGCCTCGCGAAGTCCACCGTGTGGCTTCGATCCCCCGCACCGCGTTGGGCAAGGTGGCGCGCGCCTCGCTCGACGATCTGGTGCCAGGCACCAATCGCTAG
- the dapD gene encoding 2,3,4,5-tetrahydropyridine-2,6-dicarboxylate N-succinyltransferase produces the protein MPTTDIQAIVEAGFDEIASIGSDTTGDVRYAVLQALDLLDSGELRVAEKVGGEWVVNEWVKKAVLLSFRLHDNQVIGGGPGHGTWWDKVASKFDGWTAESFKGGGFRAVPTAVVRHGAYIGRDVVLMPSFVNIGAYVGSGTMIDTWSTVGSCAQVGANCHISGGVGLGGVLEPLQAQPVIVEDNCFIGARSEVAEGVVVGEGSVLAMGVFLSASTKIVDRSSGEVFTGKVPPYSVVVPGSMPGGSLADGTPGPSLSCAVIVKTVDQQTRSKTSINELLRHG, from the coding sequence ATGCCAACCACCGACATCCAGGCCATCGTCGAAGCGGGCTTCGACGAGATCGCATCGATCGGATCCGACACCACCGGTGACGTTCGTTACGCAGTGCTGCAGGCGTTGGATCTGCTCGACAGCGGCGAGTTGAGGGTCGCCGAGAAGGTCGGCGGTGAATGGGTTGTGAACGAGTGGGTCAAAAAGGCGGTGCTGTTGTCGTTTCGCCTGCACGACAACCAAGTCATCGGCGGCGGTCCGGGTCATGGAACCTGGTGGGACAAGGTGGCCTCGAAGTTCGACGGGTGGACGGCCGAGAGTTTCAAGGGCGGCGGGTTCAGAGCCGTTCCCACGGCCGTTGTTAGACATGGCGCGTACATAGGGCGCGATGTGGTGCTGATGCCCTCGTTCGTGAACATCGGCGCTTATGTCGGGTCGGGCACGATGATCGACACGTGGTCGACGGTGGGCTCGTGCGCCCAGGTCGGTGCCAACTGCCACATCTCGGGCGGGGTGGGCCTGGGCGGCGTTCTCGAGCCGCTACAGGCTCAGCCGGTCATCGTCGAGGACAACTGCTTCATCGGAGCGCGCTCGGAGGTGGCAGAAGGCGTGGTCGTCGGCGAGGGGTCTGTGCTGGCCATGGGTGTGTTCTTGTCGGCCAGCACCAAGATCGTCGATCGCAGCAGCGGTGAAGTGTTCACGGGCAAGGTGCCGCCCTACTCGGTGGTGGTGCCTGGCTCGATGCCAGGAGGCTCGCTTGCGGACGGCACGCCAGGGCCGTCGTTGTCATGCGCCGTCATCGTCAAGACGGTCGACCAGCAGACCCGATCGAAGACCTCGATCAACGAACTGCTTCGGCACGGCTGA
- a CDS encoding 5'-3' exonuclease H3TH domain-containing protein: MDVHLIDGTYELFRYYFALPSHVTGDGREVGAIRGVLGSVLGLIEDGATHVGVATDHVVESFRNELWAGYKDSSGMEAAILEQFHPLEEALRAMGVTVWPMVEFEADDALGAAAAMASADERVDRVFICTPDKDLGQCVGGKVVQLDRRKGVVYDAAAVKDKFGVEPASIADYLALVGDSADGFPGLAGWGAKSAATVLARYGKIEQIPLDSAEWDVNVRGAAKLAATLAQDFELALLFRRIATIETDAPVSASVDEMCWRGAGPEFGELAAALDAPGLAERAQRAASRTKG; this comes from the coding sequence ATGGACGTTCACCTCATCGATGGCACCTACGAGCTCTTCCGGTATTACTTCGCCCTGCCTTCACACGTCACCGGAGACGGTCGGGAGGTCGGTGCCATTCGCGGTGTGCTGGGCAGTGTCCTCGGATTGATCGAAGACGGCGCGACCCACGTAGGGGTCGCAACCGACCACGTCGTCGAGAGCTTCCGCAACGAGCTGTGGGCCGGGTACAAGGACAGCTCGGGGATGGAGGCAGCCATCCTCGAACAGTTTCATCCCCTCGAGGAAGCCCTTCGAGCCATGGGGGTGACGGTATGGCCCATGGTCGAGTTCGAGGCCGACGATGCACTTGGTGCGGCCGCAGCGATGGCGTCGGCCGACGAGCGGGTCGATCGAGTGTTCATCTGCACGCCAGACAAGGACCTGGGCCAGTGTGTCGGCGGCAAGGTGGTTCAGCTCGACAGGCGCAAGGGCGTCGTCTACGACGCGGCCGCCGTCAAGGACAAGTTCGGCGTCGAACCGGCGTCGATCGCCGACTATCTGGCGTTGGTGGGCGACTCCGCCGACGGTTTTCCTGGGCTGGCGGGATGGGGGGCCAAGTCGGCTGCGACCGTGCTGGCGCGCTACGGCAAGATCGAACAGATTCCCCTCGACTCGGCCGAGTGGGACGTCAACGTTCGCGGCGCCGCAAAACTGGCCGCCACGTTGGCCCAAGACTTCGAGCTGGCACTGTTGTTTCGGCGCATCGCCACGATCGAAACCGATGCGCCGGTCAGCGCCTCGGTGGACGAGATGTGCTGGAGGGGTGCTGGGCCCGAGTTCGGTGAACTCGCCGCCGCTCTCGATGCGCCTGGGCTGGCCGAGCGCGCGCAGCGGGCGGCAAGCCGGACCAAGGGGTAG